A genomic window from Sphingobacterium spiritivorum includes:
- a CDS encoding aspartate aminotransferase family protein, giving the protein MTRSKSSGVLLENEKWIPGGVVSLNRKSEPNICFKSGNGSKVRDLDGNEYIDYQAGFAASFLGHNDPDINRAVQSTLSDQAVLMGAGPTTLEGEFASLFCQSVPTVDSIQITTTGSEATYHAIRIARAVTHRDHIIVMQGGYNGWHNDVSCNVISALEDIGPRVSPGEYPFDSSSAGVPKAHSSLVHIVNYNDLDSVAYLLKRYEIACIILEPILQNVGIVKPKEGYLEGLRKLADENGFLLIFDEVKTGFRHALGGYQSICGIKPDLSTFGKAVANGYPLGVIAGKKEYMDYFVHPDKKERVLIAGTFNAFPLTTAAAIATLQKLSSAEHNVYGHVERLGEMLENGLKDIFTAKGITHYIARQGSAFCTYFMDHAPVDFHDIVNHHDFQLDTVYRKKLIEEGIFNFPAPIKQGSISFAHSVADIEETLEKTRKVIDQL; this is encoded by the coding sequence ATGACAAGATCTAAATCGTCCGGTGTATTGCTGGAAAATGAAAAATGGATTCCCGGGGGAGTAGTGTCCCTAAATAGAAAATCTGAACCTAATATTTGTTTCAAAAGCGGTAACGGCAGTAAAGTACGTGATCTGGACGGAAATGAGTACATTGATTATCAGGCTGGATTTGCGGCTTCCTTTCTGGGGCATAATGATCCGGATATAAATCGTGCGGTACAGAGTACATTAAGCGATCAGGCTGTATTAATGGGAGCCGGGCCTACTACGCTGGAGGGAGAGTTTGCTTCTTTATTCTGTCAGTCGGTGCCTACTGTAGACAGTATACAGATTACTACTACAGGATCTGAGGCAACTTATCACGCTATACGCATAGCCAGAGCGGTGACACATCGTGATCATATTATTGTGATGCAGGGCGGATATAACGGCTGGCACAATGATGTTTCCTGTAATGTAATCAGTGCATTGGAAGATATCGGTCCGCGTGTAAGTCCTGGAGAATATCCATTTGATTCTTCATCTGCAGGAGTACCCAAAGCACATAGTTCTTTAGTGCATATTGTCAATTACAATGATCTGGATTCTGTAGCCTATCTGCTAAAAAGATATGAGATAGCCTGTATTATTCTGGAGCCGATTCTACAAAATGTCGGAATTGTAAAACCTAAAGAAGGATATCTGGAAGGTTTGCGTAAATTGGCAGATGAAAATGGTTTTCTCCTTATTTTTGATGAGGTAAAAACAGGCTTCAGACATGCCCTGGGCGGATATCAGTCTATCTGTGGAATCAAGCCGGATCTGTCTACTTTTGGAAAAGCAGTTGCCAATGGCTATCCTTTAGGAGTGATTGCCGGTAAAAAGGAATACATGGATTACTTTGTGCATCCGGATAAGAAAGAAAGAGTACTTATTGCAGGTACCTTCAATGCTTTTCCGCTTACGACTGCTGCTGCTATTGCGACCTTACAAAAGTTGTCATCAGCAGAACATAATGTATATGGTCATGTGGAGCGTCTGGGTGAAATGCTGGAAAACGGACTGAAAGATATTTTTACCGCTAAAGGGATTACGCATTATATTGCAAGACAAGGGTCTGCCTTCTGTACTTATTTTATGGATCATGCTCCGGTAGATTTTCATGATATCGTCAATCATCATGATTTTCAGCTGGATACGGTATACCGTAAGAAACTGATCGAAGAAGGAATTTTTAATTTCCCGGCTCCGATCAAACAGGGAAGTATTTCTTTTGCACACTCAGTAGCAGATATTGAAGAGACATTGGAGAAAACCAGAAAAGTAATAGATCAATTATAA
- a CDS encoding DUF389 domain-containing protein gives MIKLLRFIDLHNGEDAKEKVLENVTSNISFRGSNLWILACAIVVASVGLNVNSTAVIIGAMLISPLMGPIVGAGFALGTYDFALLKKSLKNLLIATLVSLSVSFIYFLLSPFKDAQSELLARTSPNIYDVLIAFFGGLVGVIAITRVEKGNPIPGVAIATALMPPLCTAGYGLAIGNLSYFAGALYLYSINCFFICISTFFIVKYLKYPKVKFVDKGREKRITRTITLLIMVMIIPSFYLAYVLLQQKKYTQLVDHFINTELVQKGYTVVYEKTSFNSNPKKIELAFLSRKFTPEEIKKLNLSLSGYGIFNTQLIIRQDSTDLKKDILEEINKRSENLSQKDIAIRNLTNELAMYKFDDPKLINEIDILFPEIKVYSVGKQLHVIRQDSTVVNTVLLYEAESPLTDENKSKLQTWLGSRINDPHIEIVRR, from the coding sequence ATGATTAAATTATTACGTTTTATCGATCTGCATAACGGAGAAGATGCTAAGGAAAAAGTATTGGAAAATGTAACCTCCAATATTTCTTTCAGGGGTTCTAATCTCTGGATATTGGCCTGTGCTATTGTTGTGGCTTCTGTGGGCTTGAATGTGAATTCTACAGCAGTGATCATAGGTGCGATGTTGATCTCTCCTCTGATGGGACCTATCGTAGGTGCAGGATTTGCATTAGGGACCTATGACTTTGCGTTGCTGAAAAAATCGCTCAAAAACTTGCTGATAGCAACACTGGTCAGTCTTTCTGTCTCTTTTATTTATTTTTTGCTCAGCCCGTTTAAAGATGCACAATCCGAATTACTGGCCCGTACTTCCCCAAATATCTATGATGTACTCATTGCCTTCTTCGGTGGATTGGTCGGTGTGATTGCCATTACAAGAGTAGAAAAAGGAAATCCTATACCCGGAGTAGCAATTGCTACAGCTTTGATGCCTCCGTTGTGTACAGCAGGCTATGGTCTGGCAATAGGCAATCTGTCTTATTTTGCCGGAGCACTATACCTGTATTCCATAAATTGCTTTTTTATCTGTATCTCGACATTTTTTATTGTTAAGTATCTGAAGTATCCGAAAGTGAAATTTGTGGATAAAGGTAGAGAGAAAAGAATAACACGAACGATCACCTTATTGATAATGGTGATGATAATACCGAGTTTCTATCTGGCCTATGTACTTTTACAACAAAAGAAATACACCCAGTTAGTAGATCATTTTATCAATACTGAATTAGTTCAAAAAGGATATACTGTAGTCTATGAAAAGACATCGTTCAACAGCAATCCAAAAAAAATAGAACTGGCTTTTCTGTCCCGGAAATTCACTCCTGAAGAAATAAAGAAACTTAATCTGAGTTTGTCCGGATATGGTATCTTCAATACGCAATTGATTATTCGTCAGGATAGTACTGATCTCAAGAAAGATATTTTAGAGGAGATCAACAAGCGCTCTGAAAACCTGTCACAAAAAGATATTGCTATTCGTAACCTGACCAATGAACTGGCAATGTATAAGTTTGATGACCCGAAATTGATCAACGAAATTGATATTCTGTTTCCGGAAATAAAAGTCTATTCCGTAGGTAAGCAACTCCATGTGATCCGTCAGGATAGTACAGTAGTCAATACAGTGTTGCTGTACGAAGCAGAATCGCCTTTGACTGATGAAAATAAATCCAAATTGCAGACCTGGCTGGGGAGTAGAATCAACGATCCTCATATTGAGATCGTAAGACGATAA
- a CDS encoding SMP-30/gluconolactonase/LRE family protein, producing MNDNTTTILLDNLSFPEGPAFTPNGDLWFVEQQRNCLSRYRNGSLERYEVGGRPNGIATDDNGLIWFCDSERNQIRTFNSLTGDLEIIVSQVEGNALNLPNDLAFDKDGNLLFTCSGDSLTKGDGYICALSPKQKLKVFRSVSFYPNGLAFNADHSKLYIAETGTHNIWTGNWDSQNMEWTNPVCFTNTGGPVGPDGMAFDEEGNLYIAVYGSGTVHQYDPQGQLSAKIHTGGNNPTNCAFDPIGSLGLVITEAEKGVLVSYKTVCKGIL from the coding sequence ATGAACGACAATACCACCACTATCCTGTTGGATAACCTCTCCTTTCCGGAAGGTCCTGCATTTACTCCAAACGGAGATCTTTGGTTTGTAGAGCAGCAGCGGAATTGCCTGAGCCGATACCGGAACGGTTCATTAGAGCGGTATGAAGTCGGTGGCAGACCTAATGGCATCGCTACAGATGACAACGGCCTGATCTGGTTTTGTGATTCGGAACGCAATCAGATACGAACATTCAACAGTCTGACCGGAGATCTGGAAATAATCGTAAGTCAGGTGGAAGGCAATGCTTTAAACCTGCCCAACGATTTGGCGTTCGACAAAGACGGCAATCTGCTGTTCACCTGTTCCGGAGACAGCCTTACCAAAGGTGACGGATATATATGCGCGCTATCGCCAAAACAAAAATTAAAGGTATTTCGATCTGTCTCTTTTTACCCCAACGGACTGGCTTTCAATGCCGATCACAGCAAACTTTATATAGCAGAGACCGGCACACACAACATCTGGACAGGCAACTGGGATAGCCAGAATATGGAATGGACTAATCCTGTCTGTTTCACAAATACCGGAGGACCTGTTGGTCCTGACGGGATGGCATTTGATGAGGAAGGCAACTTGTATATTGCTGTGTACGGATCAGGAACGGTACATCAGTATGATCCTCAGGGACAATTGTCTGCAAAAATACATACCGGAGGAAACAATCCGACAAATTGCGCTTTCGATCCCATCGGGAGCCTGGGACTGGTTATTACAGAAGCAGAAAAGGGGGTGCTGGTCAGTTATAAGACCGTATGCAAAGGTATTTTATAA
- the dgoD gene encoding galactonate dehydratase — protein sequence MKITAIETYVCHARMRNWIFVKVVTDQPGLWGWGEATLEWHTKSVVGAIEDISQLLIGEDPRRIEHLWQMMYRQHFWHGNGIVRGTAISGIDIALWDILGKIHNVPCHELWGGRVRDHVRLYCHLGGGKMEDFYETAPGDAKRFGELALQAVEEGFTAFKSMAVPETMSLEGLQPIKYAEACVRAMREAVGDQIDIMVDCHARPSPRMGMMFAKALEPYGLYFFEEPCWPETMEDIALIQRAVTTPIASGERLVGVHAFRELLEKRAVSVIQPDITHCGGLTEARRIGALAEAYRVSMAPHNPQGPVSTAASLELGFSSPSYIICESVHSDVEWRSDVVSEGFTVQKQGRIVLPNQKPGLGIEINEEEVKKHPFQQEILQRTFYKDGSVGDW from the coding sequence ATGAAAATTACAGCTATAGAAACTTATGTGTGCCATGCACGGATGAGAAACTGGATTTTTGTAAAAGTAGTGACGGATCAGCCTGGATTATGGGGTTGGGGAGAAGCTACTTTGGAATGGCATACAAAAAGCGTTGTTGGCGCTATTGAAGATATTTCTCAACTGCTTATCGGAGAAGATCCCAGACGCATAGAACACCTTTGGCAGATGATGTACCGCCAACACTTCTGGCATGGAAACGGAATTGTCAGAGGAACGGCTATCAGCGGGATTGATATTGCACTATGGGATATTCTGGGTAAGATTCATAATGTGCCTTGTCATGAACTCTGGGGAGGCCGTGTCAGAGACCATGTTCGTCTGTACTGCCATTTGGGAGGCGGCAAGATGGAAGACTTTTATGAGACTGCTCCGGGAGATGCAAAACGATTTGGTGAATTAGCATTGCAGGCGGTAGAAGAAGGTTTTACAGCATTCAAATCAATGGCTGTGCCGGAGACTATGTCGCTGGAAGGCTTACAGCCTATCAAATATGCAGAAGCCTGTGTACGTGCGATGCGGGAAGCTGTCGGCGATCAGATCGACATTATGGTGGATTGCCATGCACGTCCGAGTCCGCGTATGGGGATGATGTTTGCAAAAGCACTGGAACCATATGGCCTGTATTTCTTTGAAGAACCCTGCTGGCCGGAAACTATGGAAGATATTGCGTTGATTCAGCGTGCGGTAACGACTCCGATAGCATCAGGAGAACGTCTTGTAGGTGTACATGCATTCCGGGAATTATTGGAGAAAAGAGCAGTAAGCGTTATTCAGCCGGATATTACCCATTGCGGAGGATTGACCGAGGCACGTCGTATCGGTGCACTGGCCGAGGCCTACCGGGTATCTATGGCTCCGCATAATCCGCAGGGACCTGTCAGTACAGCCGCATCTTTGGAACTAGGCTTTTCCAGCCCATCCTATATTATTTGTGAAAGTGTACACAGTGATGTAGAATGGCGTTCGGATGTTGTATCCGAAGGGTTTACCGTTCAGAAGCAGGGACGTATTGTACTTCCAAATCAAAAACCGGGATTGGGAATTGAGATCAACGAAGAGGAAGTCAAAAAGCATCCTTTTCAACAAGAGATATTACAGCGGACCTTCTACAAAGATGGTAGTGTAGGTGACTGGTAA
- a CDS encoding SDR family NAD(P)-dependent oxidoreductase, which produces MNKESYFNNQVVLISGGLGDIGLATVKAFAMQGARVAIGDRLSPEAAAPQLARLQEVGYLCRYDQVDVQDAEAVELWVESVAQHWGKVDVAIANAATVTLKDYQQISTAEWDQEIKVNLNGSFYLANAVARKIVQQGSAGNIVFLGSWAAHVVHQNLPAYSVSKAAIRMLCQSMALEYAPHGIRINEVAPGYVNAGLSKEVWSRHPGLADQARETVPVRALIEAEEVAGQVVWICHPKNRHLTGSTILMDGGLSLSRKS; this is translated from the coding sequence ATGAACAAGGAAAGTTACTTTAATAATCAGGTCGTTCTTATTTCCGGCGGACTGGGAGATATAGGCCTGGCAACTGTCAAAGCTTTTGCAATGCAGGGAGCACGTGTGGCTATAGGAGACAGGCTAAGCCCGGAAGCAGCAGCACCTCAACTTGCCCGATTGCAGGAAGTCGGATACCTCTGCAGATACGATCAGGTGGATGTGCAGGATGCGGAGGCAGTAGAGCTGTGGGTGGAATCGGTAGCACAGCATTGGGGGAAAGTAGATGTAGCGATTGCAAATGCAGCAACAGTTACTTTAAAAGACTATCAACAGATCAGTACTGCAGAGTGGGATCAGGAGATAAAAGTAAACTTAAACGGTTCATTTTACCTTGCAAATGCAGTAGCCCGAAAGATAGTACAGCAGGGGAGTGCTGGTAATATCGTGTTTCTGGGAAGCTGGGCGGCACATGTTGTGCATCAGAATCTGCCGGCTTACTCTGTTTCTAAAGCTGCCATACGTATGTTATGTCAATCTATGGCATTGGAATATGCTCCTCACGGAATTCGGATCAATGAAGTCGCTCCTGGCTATGTCAATGCCGGATTGAGTAAGGAGGTATGGAGTCGGCATCCGGGACTGGCAGATCAGGCACGCGAAACCGTCCCTGTACGGGCGCTGATCGAGGCTGAAGAAGTCGCCGGTCAGGTGGTCTGGATATGCCATCCGAAAAACAGACATCTCACGGGAAGCACCATTCTGATGGATGGAGGTCTGTCCCTCAGCAGAAAAAGTTAA
- a CDS encoding GntR family transcriptional regulator → MKEDSLSYKAYLEIRKKILSNQLVGGARLIESFWADKLSVSRVAIREAFMRLAGEQLVEFGGKGGCFVKKMTADDIKDIRELRELLEVGALKILFTKRDKAVIKELELICDDFSSMVEKGYYGGACEADVRFHEKIIESTGNERLLHIYHNSNIPLFHLKLGNALSHMDDYKQTEVEHRKIVEYLKEGKLKESIDTLLEHLDRGEKESIEF, encoded by the coding sequence ATGAAGGAAGACTCGTTGTCTTATAAGGCGTATTTAGAGATCAGGAAAAAAATATTGTCCAATCAGCTTGTTGGCGGTGCCAGACTGATCGAGAGTTTCTGGGCAGATAAACTAAGTGTGAGTCGTGTTGCTATCCGTGAGGCTTTTATGCGTTTGGCCGGAGAGCAGCTTGTAGAGTTTGGAGGAAAAGGCGGTTGTTTTGTTAAAAAAATGACAGCTGATGATATCAAGGACATCCGCGAACTGCGCGAACTTCTGGAAGTCGGTGCACTCAAGATCTTGTTTACAAAAAGAGATAAAGCAGTGATCAAAGAGCTGGAGCTCATTTGTGACGATTTTTCTTCCATGGTAGAAAAAGGATATTATGGCGGAGCATGCGAAGCAGATGTGCGTTTTCATGAGAAAATAATCGAATCTACAGGCAATGAGCGCTTGCTGCATATCTATCATAACAGTAATATTCCTTTGTTTCATCTGAAGCTGGGCAATGCTCTGAGCCATATGGATGACTATAAACAGACTGAAGTAGAGCACCGTAAAATTGTGGAATACCTGAAGGAGGGTAAATTAAAAGAATCCATAGATACTTTGCTTGAGCATCTTGACAGAGGAGAGAAGGAATCTATTGAATTTTAG
- a CDS encoding SLC5 family protein: MKLELIDITIFVVYILGILFLGLYASKFNTQTKRDYFLAGDKLPWWMIGGSIIAANISSHHLVGAMGAAYSRGFVAITLEWGAILIGFNALLWVFLPFYLRNGFYTIPEYLQKRFGKATRAVYAILILFTYIFVEIGAVLFLGALSLYALFGVPILYSVFGLAVLTGVYTILGGLRAVIWTEMVQLVVLVAGGIILTFATVKEAGGMQAVWDSSRDWKMFYPADDPDFPWTMYLGGLLCISVFYCATNQFIVQRVLAAKNEWHGRMGVIFGNYLKFLVPLIITVPALVAPVFLPHLDKPDLLFATLVEKLLPTGLIGLVMAGLISAIMSHISGAINSCTTIMTVDIYLEYFNKNATDKQAVTFGRRSGVAIILVGILSSILLISYSDKPVFLYLMNLYGLFTPGIATMFLMGIFWKRTTSSGALTAGLLTIPLSLILEFLLPEMPFFNRTGIVFWTCMIACVLVSLLTKPVPEEVLKGLIWNKDSLQLPESERLRNKGIRNPFYWWLLITVIVLYFYIRYH, from the coding sequence ATGAAATTAGAGTTAATAGACATTACGATTTTTGTAGTTTACATTCTTGGTATACTATTTCTGGGTCTTTACGCTTCCAAATTCAATACCCAGACAAAAAGAGATTATTTTTTGGCAGGTGATAAACTACCCTGGTGGATGATCGGAGGAAGTATTATAGCCGCCAATATCAGCAGTCACCATCTCGTAGGGGCTATGGGTGCAGCCTACAGCAGAGGATTTGTGGCCATTACACTGGAATGGGGAGCGATACTGATCGGTTTCAATGCATTATTGTGGGTATTCCTTCCTTTTTATCTTAGAAACGGGTTTTATACTATTCCGGAATATCTTCAGAAGCGGTTCGGAAAAGCTACGCGAGCCGTCTATGCGATACTTATTCTGTTTACCTATATTTTTGTAGAGATAGGAGCCGTCCTTTTTCTGGGTGCTCTTTCCCTGTATGCATTATTCGGAGTTCCTATTTTGTACAGCGTATTCGGACTGGCTGTATTGACCGGAGTGTATACCATTCTGGGCGGTTTGCGGGCTGTGATCTGGACTGAAATGGTACAGTTGGTTGTATTAGTGGCAGGAGGTATTATATTAACCTTTGCAACAGTTAAAGAAGCAGGAGGGATGCAGGCGGTATGGGATTCAAGCCGGGACTGGAAAATGTTCTATCCGGCTGATGATCCGGATTTTCCATGGACCATGTATCTGGGTGGACTCTTATGTATCAGTGTGTTCTATTGTGCTACAAACCAGTTTATTGTACAGCGAGTACTGGCAGCCAAAAATGAATGGCATGGCCGTATGGGCGTGATTTTTGGCAACTACCTTAAATTTCTGGTTCCCCTGATCATCACTGTTCCGGCTCTGGTGGCACCGGTTTTTCTGCCTCATCTTGATAAACCGGACTTATTGTTCGCCACTTTGGTAGAAAAGCTACTGCCGACAGGATTGATCGGGTTAGTAATGGCAGGGCTTATTTCAGCTATTATGTCTCATATTTCAGGAGCTATCAACTCGTGTACAACCATTATGACAGTAGATATTTATCTGGAATATTTCAATAAAAATGCAACAGATAAACAGGCTGTTACTTTTGGCAGGAGATCCGGAGTAGCCATTATTCTGGTAGGTATTCTGAGTTCAATCTTATTAATCAGCTATTCAGATAAGCCTGTATTTCTTTACCTGATGAATTTGTATGGTTTATTTACTCCGGGTATCGCTACCATGTTTTTAATGGGGATTTTCTGGAAAAGAACAACTTCTTCAGGAGCCCTGACAGCAGGATTGCTCACTATTCCTCTATCCCTGATACTGGAGTTTTTGTTGCCCGAAATGCCGTTTTTCAACAGAACTGGAATTGTTTTCTGGACATGCATGATCGCTTGTGTGCTGGTGAGTTTGCTAACCAAACCTGTGCCGGAAGAAGTGCTGAAAGGATTAATATGGAATAAAGACAGTCTTCAACTGCCGGAATCCGAAAGACTGCGTAACAAGGGAATTCGAAATCCATTCTATTGGTGGTTGCTGATCACGGTAATTGTACTCTATTTTTACATCAGATATCATTAA